One window of Nymphaea colorata isolate Beijing-Zhang1983 chromosome 11, ASM883128v2, whole genome shotgun sequence genomic DNA carries:
- the LOC116264487 gene encoding sugar transport protein MST6-like: MAGGGFVETREMKNYAGKVTLFVVFTCIVAATGGLIFGYDIGISGGVTSMDPFLVRFFPSVYRKMEADRSQNQYCKFDSQLLTTFTSSLYVAGLIASFFASTVTRMFGRKPSMLFGGLTFLVGAAVNGAAKNVAMLIIGRILLGIGVGFANQSVPVYLSEMAPANLRGALNIGFQLFITIGILAANLVNYGTNKIKGGWGWRVSLALAAVPAVIMTVGALFLPDTPNSLIERGHQERAKQMLQRIRGTTEVDEEFQDLIEASESSKQVKHPWANIVSRKYRPQFVMALVIPFFQQLTGINVIMFYAPVLFKTIGFGNNASLMSAVITGVVNVVATLVSVYCVDKYGRRFLFLEGGIQMFLCQVVIGIILGQKFGLSGTGSLTKSEANLVVFFICAYVSAFAWSWGPLGWLVPSEIFPLEIRSAGQSINVSTNLLFTFAIAQAFLAMLCHFKFGLFFFFAGWVLIMTTFIYFFLPETKNVPIEEMILVWRKHWFWGKVLPADDEMVEMQKPKTSA; this comes from the exons ATGGCCGGCGGTGGGTTTGTTGAGACCCGTGAAATGAAGAACTACGCAGGGAAGGTCACGCTGTTCGTCGTCTTTACCTGTATAGTCGCTGCTACCGGCGGTCTCATCTTCGGATACGATATCGGGATTTCAG GTGGAGTGACGTCCATGGACCCATTCCTGGTGCGCTTCTTTCCGTCGGTGTACCGGAAGATGGAAGCCGATAGGAGCCAGAATCAGTACTGCAAATTCGACAGCCAGCTTCTAACGACGTTTACATCGTCCCTCTATGTCGCCGGACTCATTGCCTCGTTCTTTGCATCGACGGTGACTCGAATGTTCGGGAGAAAGCCGTCCATGCTCTTCGGCGGTCTTACCTTCCTTGTCGGTGCGGCCGTCAACGGCGCGGCCAAGAACGTGGCCATGCTCATCATCGGTCGCATTCTGCTCGGTATCGGCGTCGGGTTCGCCAATCAG TCTGTACCAGTCTATCTTTCTGAAATGGCACCGGCGAATCTGAGGGGAGCCCTCAACATTGGCTTCCAACTGTTCATCACGATAGGCATCCTGGCCGCTAACCTCGTCAACTACGGCACCAATAAGATCAAGGGCGGATGGGGCTGGCGCGTGAGTCTGGCCCTGGCCGCCGTGCCTGCCGTGATCATGACCGTCGGGGCGCTCTTCCTCCCCGACACCCCCAACTCACTGATCGAGCGTGGCCACCAAGAGCGGGCCAAGCAGATGCTCCAGCGCATCCGCGGAACCACCGAGGTGGACGAGGAGTTCCAGGATCTCATCGAGGCCAGCGAGTCGTCCAAGCAGGTGAAGCACCCGTGGGCCAACATCGTGTCACGCAAGTACCGGCCTCAATTTGTCATGGCCCTCGTCATCCCCTTCTTCCAGCAGCTCACCGGCATCAACGTCATCATGTTCTACGCTCCCGTCCTCTTCAAGACCATCGGCTTCGGCAACAACGCCTCCCTTATGTCCGCCGTCATCACAGGGGTGGTGAATGTCGTGGCCACGCTCGTCTCCGTTTACTGCGTGGACAAGTATGGGCGTCGGTTCCTTTTCCTCGAAGGGGGGATCCAGATGTTCTTGTGCCAG GTGGTGATTGGAATCATCCTTGGGCAGAAGTTCGGACTCTCCGGCACAGGCAGTCTGACCAAGAGCGAGGCCAACCTGGTGGTCTTCTTCATCTGCGCCTACGTTTCCGCCTTCGCCTGGTCCTGGGGTCCCCTCGGATGGCTGGTGCCCAGCGAAATCTTCCCCCTGGAGATCCGTTCGGCTGGTCAGAGCATCAACGTCTCCACGAACCTGCTCTTCACCTTCGCCATTGCCCAGGCCTTCTTGGCCATGCTCTGCCACTTCAAGTTcggcctcttcttcttcttcgccggGTGGGTCCTCATCATGACGACGTTCATCTACTTCTTCCTCCCCGAGACCAAGAACGTCCCTATCGAAGAGATGATCCTTGTTTGGAGGAAGCACTGGTTCTGGGGCAAGGTCCTGCCGGCCGACGACGAGATGGTCGAGATGCAGAAGCCGAAGACCTCAGCGTAG
- the LOC116263786 gene encoding uncharacterized protein LOC116263786 produces the protein MAPNFFACFRRGGVGGAKESSANGGRVHTAGGGGGAEEQGKGGAVLVEFFTAQGCATSPEAELFLSRLGSEEDRPAEGPPVIVLAYHVEYWDHLGWKDVLASSLWSARQKALVEALGEDSIYTPQSVVQGRSQCLATGEAAVLAEIGKATTFPGPTMQATFQRRTPDTLEVSLRGALRTKVDEKGVDVMVALHESGLVTEISRGDNKGRIVKNDFVVRKLEKLCSVRDVSAKKTISGTVNFTLWEGFNSGKCGIVVFIQNSSLQIFGCQQFHLPLNL, from the exons ATGGCACCGAATTTCTTTGCGTGTTTCCGTCGTGGGGGCGTCGGCGGTGCAAAGGAGTCGTCTGCGAATGGGGGGAGGGTCCATACTGCCGGCGGTGGGGGCGGGGCAGAGGAGCAGGGGAAGGGTGGGGCGGTCCTAGTGGAGTTCTTCACCGCCCAGGGGTGTGCCACCTCCCCGGAGGCCGAGTTGTTCCTCTCGCGTCTGGGCAGCGAAGAAGACCGGCCGGCAGAAGGCCCGCCGGTGATCGTACTGGCGTACCACGTGGAGTACTGGGACCACCTTGGCTGGAAGGACGTGCTGGCGTCGAGCCTGTGGAGCGCGAGGCAGAAGGCGCTGGTGGAGGCTTTGGGAGAGGACTCCATCTACACGCCGCAGTCGGTGGTGCAGGGCCGGTCACAGTGCCTCGCCACCGGCGAGGCGGCCGTCTTGGCGGAGATCGGCAAAGCCACCACTTTCCCCGGCCCCACAATGCag GCGACTTTCCAAAGACGAACACCCGACACTTTAGAAGTTTCCTTGCGTGGTGCTCTGAGGACGAAAGTGGATGAGAAGGGCGTGGACGTTATGGTCGCTCTTCATGAGAGTGGCCTCGTGACTGAGATTTCCAGGGGAGATAATAAAGGTCGGATAGTAAAAAATGATTTCGTCGTGAGGAAGCTGGAGAAACTGTGCAGTGTGCGTGATGTTTCAGCAAAGAAGACGATATCAGGGACAGTGAACTTCACACTGTGGGAGGGATTCAACAGTGGGAAATGTGGTATCGTGGTTTTCATACAGAACTCTTCACTGCAAATTTTTGGTTGTCAACAGTTTCATTTGCCTCTTAACCTCTAA